From a single Miscanthus floridulus cultivar M001 chromosome 8, ASM1932011v1, whole genome shotgun sequence genomic region:
- the LOC136476328 gene encoding protein FORGETTER 1-like isoform X1 — translation MAGRGASPAASAPVQVRCAGCRGVLAVAPGMTEFICPKCRMAQRLPPELMPPSPPKASPSPPPSGPTPPPPPPPSLPPPPPPPPQTQPMPHPLARRSAPRAQGVDPTKIQLPCARCKAVLNVPHGLERFRCPQCGVDLAVDLSKLCHFLASAGPGFVPPPLPPPPPPPPPVPVPMPMPHLPFLPMMPRLPVPVPMLPMFPPAELPEEINEVAVDVERDEDESGTFGETFIDYRPPKLSLGLPHPDPVVETSSLSAVQPPEPTYKLTIMKELDETNALSSLQIETIVYSCQRHLHHLPTGARAGFFIGDGAGVGKGRTIAGLIWENWQQGRHKALWISIGSDLKYDARRDLDDVGAKCVEVHALNKLPYSKLDSKTIGITDGVVFVTYSSLIASSENRSRLQQLVQWCGSEFDGLLVFDECHKAKNLIPEAGSQPTRTGKAVLEIQDMLPQARVVYCSATGASEPRNLGYMVRLGLWGDRTSFENFHQFLGALEKGGVGALELVAMDMKARGMYVCRTLSYKGANFDVLESLLEERMMNMYRKAAALWVELRVELLSAIEYYAEDKVNSAQIWRLYWASHQRFFRHMCMSAKVPAVVRLAKEALAEEKCVVIGLQSTGEARTEEAVAKYGIEMDDFVSGPRELLLKLVEDNYPLPPKPDCFEQGEEKVQEFQHKRHGSDMSLKGRVSKLGKKEDVREDGGDEYPAPESDHESTESDEDFYMCQICNTEEEKSLLLYCSICASRVHPSCLTPPWTEIVTDDWTCYGCKEKVESYLKERDAYLTELSKRYDAALDRKSKILDIIRSLDLPSNPLDDIIDQLGGPDNVAEITGRRGMLIRASDGKGVIYQARNTKEVALDMINMHEKQQFMDGEKNVAIISEAGSAGVSLHADRRAKNQRRRVHITLELPWSADRAIQQFGRTHRSNQTSAPEYRLLFTNLGGEKRFASIVAKRLESLGALTQGDRRAGPSLSAFNYDSNYGKKALAMMYRGIMEQDAFPVVPFGCSENQATLEEFITKAKAALVSVGIIRDPIMCNGKNGGKLTGRILDSDMHDVARFLNRILGLFPDIQNRLFDLFTSILDIVIQNARIEGQLDSGIVDIKAKSVEMKDSPKTVHVDTVSGASTVLYTFTVDRGVSWELANAILEERLKDKANSSSDGFYESRKEWMGRRHFLLAFEGSAEGLYRVIRPAVGEASREMPLVELKSKYRKVSSVDKISKGWQEEYDSSSKQCMHGPKCKLGSNCTVGRRLQEINVLGGLILPVWGAVAKALAKQVRLIHKRIRVVRLETTTDNKRFVGLIVPNSAVESVLEGLQWVQDIGD, via the exons ATGGCCGGCCGCGGCGCCTCCCCCGCCGCGTCGGCCCCCGTCCAGGTGCGCTGCGCCGGCTGCCGCGGCGTGCTCGCCGTGGCTCCCGGCATGACCGAGTTCATCTGCCCCAAGTGCCGCATGGCGCAGCGCCTCCCGCCGGAGCTCATGCCGCCGTCCCCGCCCAAGGCCTCCCCGTCTCCGCCGCCCTCAGGCCCAACtccgcctccaccacctccaccttcgctgcctccgccgcctccgccgccgcctcagaCTCAGCCAATGCCGCATCCTCTGGCCCGCCGCTCTGCTCCCCGGGCGCAGGGCGTGGACCCCACCAAGATCCAGCTCCCCTGCGCGCGCTGCAAGGCCGTCCTCAACGTGCCTCACGGCCTCGAGCGCTTCCGCTGCCCGCAGTGCGGCGTCGACCTCGCTGTCGACTTGTCCAAGCTCTGCCATTTCCTTGCCTCTGCGGGCCCAGGCTTCGTCCCGCCTCCactcccgccgccaccgccccctCCACCGCCAGTGCCAGTGCCAATGCCAATGCCTCACCTGCCCTTCCTGCCGATGATGCCACGCCTTCCAGTTCCAGTGCCCATGCTGCCCATGTTCCCTCCTGCTGAGCTACCTGAGGAGATCAATGAG GTTGCAGTTGATGTTGAGCGTGATGAAGATGAAAGTGGCACTTTTGGAGAAACTTTCATTGATTAT AGACCTCCCAAGCTATCTCTTGGTCTTCCTCATCCTGACCCTGTAGTAGAAACATCCTCCTTGTCAGCAGTGCAACCTCCTGAACCTACTTACAAGTTGACTATCATGAAAGAATTGGATGAAACCAATGCATTGTCTTCCTTACAGATTGAAACAATAGTGTATTCTTGTCAG AGgcatcttcatcatcttccaACTGGAGCTAGAGCAGGTTTCTTCATCGGTGATGGAGCTGGTGTTGGTAAAGGACGTACCATTGCTGGATTGATCTGGGAAAATTGGCAGCAGGGAAGGCATAAAGCTTT GTGGATATCAATTGGTTCAGACCTGAAATATGATGCTCGCAGAGATCTGGATGATGTTGGTGCAAAATGTGTGGAAG TGCACGCTTTAAATAAGCTTCCATATTCTAAGCTAGACTCTAAAACCATTGGGATCACAGATGGAGTTGTTTTTGTAACTTATAGCAGCTTGATAGCATCCTCTGAGAACCGTTCCCGTTTGCAGCAGTTGGTACAGTGGTGTGGATCTGAGTTTGATGGTCTTCTGGTGTTCGATGAG TGTCACAAGGCCAAAAATCTGATTCCTGAGGCAGGGAGCCAGCCCACACGCACTGGTAAAGCTGTTCTTGAGATTCAG GATATGTTACCTCAAGCACGTGTTGTTTATTGTTCAGCGACTGGTGCATCTGAGCCTCGAAATTTAGGTTATATGGTTCGGCTTGGTCTATGGGGAGATAGAACATCGTTTGAGAATTTCCACCAATTTCTAG GTGCTCTTGAGAAAGGAGGTGTGGGTGCTCTTGAACTTGTTGCTATGGACATGAAAGCCAG GGGAATGTATGTTTGCCGTACTCTAAGTTATAAGGGTGCTAACTTTGATGTTCTGGAATCACTTCTGGAGGAAAGAATGATG AATATGTATAGAAAGGCAGCTGCACTTTGGGTTGAACTGCGTGTTGAACTCCTATCAGCCATTGAATATTATGCAGAAGATAAAGTCAATTCAGCTCAAATATGGCGGCTATACTGGGCCAGTCATCAG CGTTTCTTTAGGCATATGTGTATGTCTGCAAAGGTACCTGCTGTTGTGAGATTGGCAAAAGAAGCCTTAGCAGAAGAAAAATGTGTGGTGATTGGTCTCCAGAGCACTGGAGAAGCTCGAACAGAGGAAGCTGTTGCTAAATAT gGCATTGAAATGGATGATTTCGTTTCTGGTCCTAGAGAGCTTCTTCTTAAGCTGGTAGAAGATAATTATCCTTTGCCTCCAAAGCCTGATTGTTTTGAACAAG GTGAAGAAAAAGTCCAGGAGTTTCAGCACAAGCGGCATGGATCTGATATGTCCTTGAAAGGGCGAGTTAGTAAACTTGGAAAAAAGGAAGATGTGAGAGAAGATGGAGGTGATGAGTACCCTGCAC CAGAGTCAGATCATGAATCAACAGAATCTGATGAGGACTTCTATATGTGTCAGATTTGCAACACTGAGGAG GAGAAAAGCTTGTTGCTTTATTGCTCTATTTGTGCTTCACGGGTTCACCCTAGTTGCCTCACTCCACCTTGGACTGAAATTGTGACTGACGATTGGACATGTTATGGTTGCAAGGAGAAAGTAGAAAGCTACTTAAAAGAAAGAGATGCTTACTTGACTGAACTCTCAAAGAG GTATGATGCTGCATTGGACAGAAAGTCAAAGATTCTTGACATAATCCGCTCCTTGGATTTACCTAGTAATCCTTTAGATGATATCATCGATCAG CTTGGTGGTCCTGACAATGTTGCAGAAATAACTGGACGACGTGGTATGCTAATAAGAGCATCAGATGGAAAAGGTGTTATTTACCAGGCGCGGAACAC GAAAGAAGTTGCATTGGACATGATCAATATGCATGAAAAGCAGCAGTTCATGGATGGAGAAAAGAATGTTGCCATAATATCAGAAGCAGGATCAGCTGGTGTTTCTCTACATGCTGATCGAAGGGCAAAAAATCAG AGGAGAAGAGTGCACATAACACTAGAGCTTCCTTGGAGTGCAGACCGTGCAATTCAGCAGTTTGGTAGAACTCATCGTTCTAATCAAACTTCTGCACCTGAATATAG GCTTCTTTTCACAAACCTCGGTGGTGAAAAGCGATTTGCTTCAATCGTGGCAAAGAGACTGGAGTCTCTTGGAGCTTTAACGCAAGGAGATCGAAG AGCTGGACCATCACTTAGCGCCTTTAACTATGACAGTAATTATGGAAAGAAAGCCCTCGCAATGATGTACAGAGGAATAATGGAACAG GATGCCTTTCCTGTTGTGCCTTTTGGATGCTCTGAGAATCAAGCTACTCTTGAAGAGTTCATCACTAAAGCAAAAGCTGCTTTAGTGTCAGTTGGAATTATTAGGGATCCTATAATGT GCAATGGAAAAAATGGTGGAAAGCTTACTGGTAGGATTCTTGATTCTGATATGCATGATGTTGCCCGTTTCCTTAATCGTATTCTGGGATTGTTTCCAGACATCCAGAATAG ATTATTTGATCTTTTCACAAGCATACTTGATATAGTGATTCAGAATGCACGAATTGAAGGGCAACTTGATTCTGGCATTGTTGATATCAAAGCTAAAAGTGTTGAAATGAAAGACTCACCAAAG ACTGTTCATGTTGATACTGTGTCTGGTGCTAGTACAGTATTATATACTTTTACAGTTGACCGTGGAGTTTCTTGGGAA TTAGCAAATGCAATACTTGAAGAAAGGCTGAAAGATAAAGCAAATTCTTCTAGTGATGGATTCTATGAGTCCAGAAAAGAatggatggggagaagacactttCTGCTAGCTTTTGAAGG TTCAGCTGAAGGATTGTACAGAGTAATTCGTCCGGCTGTCGGGGAGGCTTCAAG GGAAATGCCTTTGGTTGAGCTTAAAAGCAAGTACAGGAAGGTCTCATCTGTTGACAAAATTAGTAAAGGCTGGCAAGAAGAGTATGACTCTTCATCCAAACAG TGTATGCACGGGCCAAAATGCAAACTTGGAAGCAATTGCACGGTAGGCAGAAGGTTGCAGGAGATTAATGTATTGGGTGGTCTAATACTTCCTGTATGGGGTGCAGTAGCAAAGGCACTAGCTAAGCAG GTGCGACTGATTCACAAGAGAATACGTGTTGTCCGCTTGGAGACAACAACTGACAACAAGCGGTTCGTTGGACTTATTGTTCCAAATTCTGCAGTGGAGTCGGTACTTGAAG GTTTGCAATGGGTTCAAGATATTGGCGATTGA
- the LOC136476328 gene encoding protein FORGETTER 1-like isoform X3: MAGRGASPAASAPVQVRCAGCRGVLAVAPGMTEFICPKCRMAQRLPPELMPPSPPKASPSPPPSGPTPPPPPPPSLPPPPPPPPQTQPMPHPLARRSAPRAQGVDPTKIQLPCARCKAVLNVPHGLERFRCPQCGVDLAVDLSKLCHFLASAGPGFVPPPLPPPPPPPPPVPVPMPMPHLPFLPMMPRLPVPVPMLPMFPPAELPEEINEVAVDVERDEDESGTFGETFIDYRPPKLSLGLPHPDPVVETSSLSAVQPPEPTYKLTIMKELDETNALSSLQIETIVYSCQRHLHHLPTGARAGFFIGDGAGVGKGRTIAGLIWENWQQGRHKALWISIGSDLKYDARRDLDDVGAKCVEVHALNKLPYSKLDSKTIGITDGVVFVTYSSLIASSENRSRLQQLVQWCGSEFDGLLVFDECHKAKNLIPEAGSQPTRTGKAVLEIQDMLPQARVVYCSATGASEPRNLGYMVRLGLWGDRTSFENFHQFLGALEKGGVGALELVAMDMKARGMYVCRTLSYKGANFDVLESLLEERMMNMYRKAAALWVELRVELLSAIEYYAEDKVNSAQIWRLYWASHQRFFRHMCMSAKVPAVVRLAKEALAEEKCVVIGLQSTGEARTEEAVAKYGIEMDDFVSGPRELLLKLVEDNYPLPPKPDCFEQGEEKVQEFQHKRHGSDMSLKGRVSKLGKKEDVREDGAESDHESTESDEDFYMCQICNTEEEKSLLLYCSICASRVHPSCLTPPWTEIVTDDWTCYGCKEKVESYLKERDAYLTELSKRYDAALDRKSKILDIIRSLDLPSNPLDDIIDQLGGPDNVAEITGRRGMLIRASDGKGVIYQARNTKEVALDMINMHEKQQFMDGEKNVAIISEAGSAGVSLHADRRAKNQRRRVHITLELPWSADRAIQQFGRTHRSNQTSAPEYRLLFTNLGGEKRFASIVAKRLESLGALTQGDRRAGPSLSAFNYDSNYGKKALAMMYRGIMEQDAFPVVPFGCSENQATLEEFITKAKAALVSVGIIRDPIMCNGKNGGKLTGRILDSDMHDVARFLNRILGLFPDIQNRLFDLFTSILDIVIQNARIEGQLDSGIVDIKAKSVEMKDSPKTVHVDTVSGASTVLYTFTVDRGVSWELANAILEERLKDKANSSSDGFYESRKEWMGRRHFLLAFEGSAEGLYRVIRPAVGEASREMPLVELKSKYRKVSSVDKISKGWQEEYDSSSKQCMHGPKCKLGSNCTVGRRLQEINVLGGLILPVWGAVAKALAKQVRLIHKRIRVVRLETTTDNKRFVGLIVPNSAVESVLEGLQWVQDIGD; this comes from the exons ATGGCCGGCCGCGGCGCCTCCCCCGCCGCGTCGGCCCCCGTCCAGGTGCGCTGCGCCGGCTGCCGCGGCGTGCTCGCCGTGGCTCCCGGCATGACCGAGTTCATCTGCCCCAAGTGCCGCATGGCGCAGCGCCTCCCGCCGGAGCTCATGCCGCCGTCCCCGCCCAAGGCCTCCCCGTCTCCGCCGCCCTCAGGCCCAACtccgcctccaccacctccaccttcgctgcctccgccgcctccgccgccgcctcagaCTCAGCCAATGCCGCATCCTCTGGCCCGCCGCTCTGCTCCCCGGGCGCAGGGCGTGGACCCCACCAAGATCCAGCTCCCCTGCGCGCGCTGCAAGGCCGTCCTCAACGTGCCTCACGGCCTCGAGCGCTTCCGCTGCCCGCAGTGCGGCGTCGACCTCGCTGTCGACTTGTCCAAGCTCTGCCATTTCCTTGCCTCTGCGGGCCCAGGCTTCGTCCCGCCTCCactcccgccgccaccgccccctCCACCGCCAGTGCCAGTGCCAATGCCAATGCCTCACCTGCCCTTCCTGCCGATGATGCCACGCCTTCCAGTTCCAGTGCCCATGCTGCCCATGTTCCCTCCTGCTGAGCTACCTGAGGAGATCAATGAG GTTGCAGTTGATGTTGAGCGTGATGAAGATGAAAGTGGCACTTTTGGAGAAACTTTCATTGATTAT AGACCTCCCAAGCTATCTCTTGGTCTTCCTCATCCTGACCCTGTAGTAGAAACATCCTCCTTGTCAGCAGTGCAACCTCCTGAACCTACTTACAAGTTGACTATCATGAAAGAATTGGATGAAACCAATGCATTGTCTTCCTTACAGATTGAAACAATAGTGTATTCTTGTCAG AGgcatcttcatcatcttccaACTGGAGCTAGAGCAGGTTTCTTCATCGGTGATGGAGCTGGTGTTGGTAAAGGACGTACCATTGCTGGATTGATCTGGGAAAATTGGCAGCAGGGAAGGCATAAAGCTTT GTGGATATCAATTGGTTCAGACCTGAAATATGATGCTCGCAGAGATCTGGATGATGTTGGTGCAAAATGTGTGGAAG TGCACGCTTTAAATAAGCTTCCATATTCTAAGCTAGACTCTAAAACCATTGGGATCACAGATGGAGTTGTTTTTGTAACTTATAGCAGCTTGATAGCATCCTCTGAGAACCGTTCCCGTTTGCAGCAGTTGGTACAGTGGTGTGGATCTGAGTTTGATGGTCTTCTGGTGTTCGATGAG TGTCACAAGGCCAAAAATCTGATTCCTGAGGCAGGGAGCCAGCCCACACGCACTGGTAAAGCTGTTCTTGAGATTCAG GATATGTTACCTCAAGCACGTGTTGTTTATTGTTCAGCGACTGGTGCATCTGAGCCTCGAAATTTAGGTTATATGGTTCGGCTTGGTCTATGGGGAGATAGAACATCGTTTGAGAATTTCCACCAATTTCTAG GTGCTCTTGAGAAAGGAGGTGTGGGTGCTCTTGAACTTGTTGCTATGGACATGAAAGCCAG GGGAATGTATGTTTGCCGTACTCTAAGTTATAAGGGTGCTAACTTTGATGTTCTGGAATCACTTCTGGAGGAAAGAATGATG AATATGTATAGAAAGGCAGCTGCACTTTGGGTTGAACTGCGTGTTGAACTCCTATCAGCCATTGAATATTATGCAGAAGATAAAGTCAATTCAGCTCAAATATGGCGGCTATACTGGGCCAGTCATCAG CGTTTCTTTAGGCATATGTGTATGTCTGCAAAGGTACCTGCTGTTGTGAGATTGGCAAAAGAAGCCTTAGCAGAAGAAAAATGTGTGGTGATTGGTCTCCAGAGCACTGGAGAAGCTCGAACAGAGGAAGCTGTTGCTAAATAT gGCATTGAAATGGATGATTTCGTTTCTGGTCCTAGAGAGCTTCTTCTTAAGCTGGTAGAAGATAATTATCCTTTGCCTCCAAAGCCTGATTGTTTTGAACAAG GTGAAGAAAAAGTCCAGGAGTTTCAGCACAAGCGGCATGGATCTGATATGTCCTTGAAAGGGCGAGTTAGTAAACTTGGAAAAAAGGAAGATGTGAGAGAAGATGGAG CAGAGTCAGATCATGAATCAACAGAATCTGATGAGGACTTCTATATGTGTCAGATTTGCAACACTGAGGAG GAGAAAAGCTTGTTGCTTTATTGCTCTATTTGTGCTTCACGGGTTCACCCTAGTTGCCTCACTCCACCTTGGACTGAAATTGTGACTGACGATTGGACATGTTATGGTTGCAAGGAGAAAGTAGAAAGCTACTTAAAAGAAAGAGATGCTTACTTGACTGAACTCTCAAAGAG GTATGATGCTGCATTGGACAGAAAGTCAAAGATTCTTGACATAATCCGCTCCTTGGATTTACCTAGTAATCCTTTAGATGATATCATCGATCAG CTTGGTGGTCCTGACAATGTTGCAGAAATAACTGGACGACGTGGTATGCTAATAAGAGCATCAGATGGAAAAGGTGTTATTTACCAGGCGCGGAACAC GAAAGAAGTTGCATTGGACATGATCAATATGCATGAAAAGCAGCAGTTCATGGATGGAGAAAAGAATGTTGCCATAATATCAGAAGCAGGATCAGCTGGTGTTTCTCTACATGCTGATCGAAGGGCAAAAAATCAG AGGAGAAGAGTGCACATAACACTAGAGCTTCCTTGGAGTGCAGACCGTGCAATTCAGCAGTTTGGTAGAACTCATCGTTCTAATCAAACTTCTGCACCTGAATATAG GCTTCTTTTCACAAACCTCGGTGGTGAAAAGCGATTTGCTTCAATCGTGGCAAAGAGACTGGAGTCTCTTGGAGCTTTAACGCAAGGAGATCGAAG AGCTGGACCATCACTTAGCGCCTTTAACTATGACAGTAATTATGGAAAGAAAGCCCTCGCAATGATGTACAGAGGAATAATGGAACAG GATGCCTTTCCTGTTGTGCCTTTTGGATGCTCTGAGAATCAAGCTACTCTTGAAGAGTTCATCACTAAAGCAAAAGCTGCTTTAGTGTCAGTTGGAATTATTAGGGATCCTATAATGT GCAATGGAAAAAATGGTGGAAAGCTTACTGGTAGGATTCTTGATTCTGATATGCATGATGTTGCCCGTTTCCTTAATCGTATTCTGGGATTGTTTCCAGACATCCAGAATAG ATTATTTGATCTTTTCACAAGCATACTTGATATAGTGATTCAGAATGCACGAATTGAAGGGCAACTTGATTCTGGCATTGTTGATATCAAAGCTAAAAGTGTTGAAATGAAAGACTCACCAAAG ACTGTTCATGTTGATACTGTGTCTGGTGCTAGTACAGTATTATATACTTTTACAGTTGACCGTGGAGTTTCTTGGGAA TTAGCAAATGCAATACTTGAAGAAAGGCTGAAAGATAAAGCAAATTCTTCTAGTGATGGATTCTATGAGTCCAGAAAAGAatggatggggagaagacactttCTGCTAGCTTTTGAAGG TTCAGCTGAAGGATTGTACAGAGTAATTCGTCCGGCTGTCGGGGAGGCTTCAAG GGAAATGCCTTTGGTTGAGCTTAAAAGCAAGTACAGGAAGGTCTCATCTGTTGACAAAATTAGTAAAGGCTGGCAAGAAGAGTATGACTCTTCATCCAAACAG TGTATGCACGGGCCAAAATGCAAACTTGGAAGCAATTGCACGGTAGGCAGAAGGTTGCAGGAGATTAATGTATTGGGTGGTCTAATACTTCCTGTATGGGGTGCAGTAGCAAAGGCACTAGCTAAGCAG GTGCGACTGATTCACAAGAGAATACGTGTTGTCCGCTTGGAGACAACAACTGACAACAAGCGGTTCGTTGGACTTATTGTTCCAAATTCTGCAGTGGAGTCGGTACTTGAAG GTTTGCAATGGGTTCAAGATATTGGCGATTGA